Proteins from a single region of Thermococcus sp. CX2:
- a CDS encoding Lrp/AsnC family transcriptional regulator — protein MTKLDELDLKLIYLLMDNSRLSISELAERLSVSRPTVKTRLEKLEKEGIIQRYTIKLNPELQRAHNVVALIIKTDEPEKLQEFEEIIE, from the coding sequence ATGACAAAGCTGGATGAACTGGATTTGAAGCTGATATACCTCCTCATGGACAACTCGAGATTGAGCATTTCCGAACTCGCGGAGAGACTCAGCGTCAGCAGGCCAACTGTTAAAACGAGGCTGGAAAAACTTGAGAAAGAAGGAATTATTCAGCGTTACACGATTAAACTCAATCCGGAACTCCAGAGGGCCCACAACGTCGTTGCTCTGATAATCAAAACTGACGAGCCAGAGAAGCTTCAAGAGTTCGAGGAAATCATCGAGAT
- a CDS encoding heavy metal translocating P-type ATPase — protein MKLTLKVNGMTCAMCVKTIETALKELDGVKDARANLGSESVYVDFDESRVSLNQIIKTIEELGYQVVREKRDAIIKIGGMTCAMCVKTIEVALKELPGVLDAQVNLATEKAKVSYDPSLVSMEDIKRAIEEVGYQFLGVEGEESYDVEKEVREKHIREMKKKLAVAWGIGIPLFASAQLHRFGIEIPNLIYIQFLLATLAIIYAGRDIFGKALNSLKHKSLNMEVMYSMGIGSAYFASVLATIGIIPREFNFYEASVLLMAFLLLGRYLETLAKGRTSEAIKKLMGLQAKKATVIRDGKEIEVPISEVKVGDIVIVKPGERIPVDGIVIEGESYVDESMITGEPIPNLKKKGDEVIGGTINKNSVLKIEAKRVGRDTVLAQIIRLVEEAQNTRPPIQRLADKVVTYFIPTVLTIALISFGYWYFIAGQPLLFAFTTLLSVLVIACPCAFGLATPTALTVGMGKGAEMGILIKNGEVLEIARKATIVLFDKTGTLTKGTPEVTDVVTFGIDEKELLSLVASAEKRSEHPLGEAIVRKAQELGLEVKESQSFEAITGKGVKAVVDGKEILAGNRKLFKENGYSIEGEVEKALLRLEDEAKTAIIVAIDGKIVGVIGIADTIKEGAREAIEELHKMGKKVGMITGDNRRTAEAIARQLNIDYVLAEVLPQDKANEVKKLQEKGEVVIFVGDGINDAPALAQADIGIAVSSGTDIAMESGDIVLIKNDLRDVVRAIKLSQKTLSKIKQNIFWAMFYNTILIPFAAGLAYVLFGITFRPEWAAGAMSLSSVSVVTNSLLLKKAKI, from the coding sequence ATGAAGCTCACGCTTAAAGTCAACGGCATGACCTGTGCCATGTGCGTAAAAACCATAGAAACGGCCCTAAAAGAGCTTGATGGCGTTAAAGACGCCAGAGCCAATTTAGGCTCTGAGAGTGTTTACGTGGACTTCGACGAGTCAAGGGTCAGCCTGAATCAGATTATAAAGACGATTGAAGAGCTCGGTTACCAGGTGGTCAGGGAAAAGAGAGACGCAATAATAAAAATCGGTGGAATGACCTGTGCAATGTGTGTTAAAACCATTGAAGTAGCTCTTAAAGAGCTCCCAGGGGTTTTAGATGCCCAGGTCAATTTGGCAACTGAAAAGGCTAAGGTAAGCTATGATCCAAGTTTAGTAAGCATGGAAGACATTAAGAGGGCAATTGAAGAGGTTGGCTACCAATTCTTGGGAGTTGAAGGTGAGGAAAGCTATGACGTAGAAAAAGAGGTTCGAGAGAAGCACATAAGGGAAATGAAGAAAAAACTTGCAGTTGCTTGGGGAATAGGAATACCTCTCTTCGCCTCAGCGCAGCTTCACAGGTTTGGAATTGAAATTCCCAACCTAATTTACATTCAATTCCTGCTGGCAACTCTGGCAATAATCTACGCTGGAAGGGATATCTTTGGAAAGGCTCTCAATTCATTGAAGCACAAAAGCTTAAACATGGAAGTCATGTACTCCATGGGAATTGGTTCTGCTTATTTTGCAAGCGTTTTAGCTACAATAGGAATTATTCCGAGGGAGTTCAACTTTTATGAGGCAAGCGTTTTGCTGATGGCCTTCCTCCTGCTTGGACGCTACTTGGAGACCTTGGCCAAAGGAAGAACGAGTGAGGCAATTAAAAAGCTCATGGGGCTTCAAGCTAAAAAGGCAACCGTAATTAGGGATGGAAAAGAGATTGAAGTTCCAATAAGCGAAGTTAAAGTCGGCGATATTGTCATAGTCAAGCCTGGAGAGAGGATCCCAGTCGATGGAATTGTAATTGAGGGAGAAAGCTACGTTGACGAATCGATGATTACCGGAGAACCAATTCCAAATTTAAAGAAGAAGGGCGACGAGGTTATCGGCGGAACGATTAACAAGAACTCCGTGCTTAAAATCGAGGCAAAGAGGGTCGGAAGAGACACCGTTCTGGCACAAATAATTAGGCTCGTTGAGGAGGCACAAAATACAAGACCACCGATTCAGAGATTAGCGGACAAAGTCGTTACATACTTCATTCCAACCGTTTTGACAATAGCACTAATCTCCTTTGGATACTGGTACTTCATAGCTGGCCAGCCCCTGCTCTTCGCCTTCACAACACTGCTCAGCGTTTTGGTGATTGCCTGCCCATGTGCCTTTGGCTTGGCAACTCCAACGGCTTTAACAGTTGGAATGGGCAAAGGTGCTGAAATGGGCATTTTAATTAAGAACGGTGAAGTACTGGAAATAGCGAGGAAAGCCACGATAGTTCTCTTCGATAAGACGGGGACGCTAACAAAAGGGACGCCTGAAGTTACGGATGTAGTGACTTTTGGCATTGATGAGAAAGAGCTTTTGAGCTTAGTAGCTTCAGCTGAAAAGCGCTCAGAGCATCCACTAGGAGAAGCCATAGTTAGGAAAGCTCAAGAGCTCGGATTAGAGGTTAAAGAGTCTCAAAGCTTTGAGGCAATAACCGGCAAGGGAGTAAAGGCAGTAGTGGATGGAAAGGAAATCTTGGCCGGAAATAGAAAGCTGTTCAAAGAGAATGGCTATTCAATAGAAGGAGAGGTCGAAAAAGCCCTCCTCCGGCTTGAAGATGAGGCTAAAACGGCCATAATAGTGGCAATTGACGGAAAAATAGTGGGAGTTATTGGAATAGCGGACACAATCAAAGAAGGTGCGAGAGAAGCGATAGAAGAGCTTCACAAAATGGGCAAGAAAGTTGGAATGATTACCGGCGACAATAGAAGAACCGCAGAAGCGATAGCTAGACAGCTCAACATAGATTACGTTTTAGCAGAAGTTTTGCCCCAGGATAAAGCAAATGAAGTGAAGAAGCTTCAGGAGAAGGGAGAAGTAGTCATTTTTGTCGGAGATGGAATAAACGACGCTCCCGCTTTGGCTCAAGCTGACATAGGCATAGCGGTAAGCTCTGGAACCGACATAGCAATGGAGAGCGGAGACATCGTCTTGATTAAAAACGACTTAAGAGATGTGGTTAGGGCAATAAAGCTCAGCCAAAAGACGCTCTCAAAGATTAAGCAGAACATCTTCTGGGCGATGTTCTACAACACCATCCTAATACCCTTCGCCGCTGGACTGGCCTATGTGCTCTTTGGAATCACCTTCAGACCAGAATGGGCTGCTGGAGCTATGTCATTGAGCAGCGTAAGTGTCGTTACAAACTCCTTGCTTTTGAAAAAAGCTAAGATTTGA
- a CDS encoding thioredoxin family protein, with amino-acid sequence MIREFDGDFGKVKRAKYALLWFSSPGCPPCRMIEPFMHELSEEYREVEFWEVDVEKHLPLAEKFDVMNVPTLIYLKEGNEITRQNLVRKKEEVEEKLMMLLGSDS; translated from the coding sequence ATGATCAGGGAGTTTGATGGTGACTTTGGAAAAGTTAAAAGGGCCAAATATGCCCTCCTTTGGTTTTCTTCTCCTGGCTGTCCACCATGCAGGATGATTGAACCGTTTATGCACGAGCTGAGCGAGGAGTATAGGGAAGTGGAGTTCTGGGAGGTTGACGTGGAGAAGCATCTTCCACTTGCGGAGAAGTTCGACGTCATGAACGTACCTACGCTGATTTATCTCAAAGAAGGAAATGAAATCACGAGGCAGAACCTGGTGAGGAAGAAGGAAGAGGTCGAGGAGAAGCTAATGATGCTTCTGGGTTCTGACTCCTGA
- a CDS encoding class I SAM-dependent methyltransferase, which produces MKKNEWEEFFDREASHYLEEPFTKHTKEEVEFLLNEFQLPEGAKILDVGCGVGRHSIELAKRGYKVTGIDISQGMLEEARKRAQKEGVEVEFIKADATKFKREEEFDAAICLCEGAFSLIGSSDDPIEHDLAILKNIYESLKPGGKFILTALSALSRVKGASNEDIAKGTFDPNTMTFFEEIEAPDGTKVPIRERVYVPTELYLMFKMVGFEVKAIWGGTAGRWGKRKVDFDDIEIMVIGEKPRREG; this is translated from the coding sequence ATGAAAAAGAACGAATGGGAAGAGTTTTTTGATAGGGAGGCAAGTCATTACCTGGAAGAGCCGTTTACTAAACACACAAAAGAGGAAGTGGAGTTTTTATTGAATGAGTTTCAGCTGCCAGAAGGAGCCAAGATACTGGACGTTGGCTGCGGTGTCGGAAGGCACTCAATAGAGCTTGCAAAAAGAGGCTACAAAGTTACAGGAATTGACATATCCCAGGGAATGCTTGAAGAAGCAAGAAAACGAGCTCAAAAAGAAGGTGTTGAAGTGGAGTTCATAAAAGCAGACGCCACGAAGTTTAAGCGTGAGGAGGAATTTGACGCTGCCATATGCCTCTGCGAAGGTGCTTTTTCGTTAATCGGTTCAAGTGACGACCCAATAGAGCACGACTTGGCGATACTCAAGAACATTTATGAATCCCTAAAGCCCGGCGGGAAATTTATTTTGACTGCCCTAAGTGCCCTTTCAAGAGTCAAAGGAGCATCAAACGAGGACATAGCCAAAGGAACTTTCGACCCAAACACCATGACGTTCTTTGAAGAAATTGAGGCACCCGATGGCACAAAAGTCCCGATTAGAGAGCGTGTCTACGTCCCCACAGAGCTTTACTTAATGTTCAAAATGGTTGGGTTTGAAGTAAAAGCCATCTGGGGAGGCACTGCTGGAAGGTGGGGAAAGAGGAAGGTGGATTTCGACGACATTGAGATAATGGTTATAGGTGAAAAGCCCAGAAGGGAGGGGTAA
- a CDS encoding ABC transporter ATP-binding protein — protein sequence MPVIEVENVRKYYGEVRGVENLSFSVEEGEIYGFLGPNGAGKTTTVKILVKIIKDYEGEVRVFGKDLREWGKDYYQKIGVSFEFPAIYSKLTALENLEFFASFYKKHLDPMDVLKMVGLDKEADQLVGNLSKGMKKKLDLARAFLPDPEILFLDEPLEGLDPGSARKIKDMLLEMRENGKTIFLTTHNMYVADELCDRVAFIVDGAVRLVDSPKELKVKMGKRVVKVEYAASGNVEVREFPLEGLGQNEEFLEILRNHEVRRINTEEPTLEEIFLKVTGRRLV from the coding sequence ATGCCTGTTATCGAGGTTGAAAACGTTAGGAAATACTACGGTGAAGTGAGGGGCGTTGAAAACTTGAGCTTCTCCGTTGAGGAAGGGGAAATCTACGGCTTTTTGGGCCCCAACGGGGCAGGAAAGACGACAACAGTTAAAATCTTGGTCAAGATAATCAAGGACTACGAAGGCGAGGTTAGAGTCTTTGGAAAAGACTTGAGAGAGTGGGGCAAGGACTACTACCAGAAAATAGGCGTCTCCTTTGAGTTTCCCGCAATTTACTCGAAGCTCACGGCCCTTGAAAACCTTGAGTTCTTTGCCTCCTTCTACAAGAAGCACCTTGACCCCATGGATGTGCTCAAAATGGTGGGCCTTGACAAGGAAGCAGACCAGTTGGTTGGGAACCTTTCCAAGGGTATGAAGAAGAAGCTCGACCTCGCGAGGGCCTTCCTCCCTGATCCGGAGATACTCTTCCTCGATGAGCCTTTAGAGGGTCTCGACCCTGGAAGCGCAAGGAAGATTAAGGACATGCTCCTTGAGATGAGGGAGAACGGAAAGACGATTTTTCTAACGACACACAACATGTACGTGGCGGACGAGCTCTGCGACAGGGTGGCCTTCATAGTGGACGGTGCTGTGAGGCTCGTGGACAGCCCGAAGGAGCTCAAGGTCAAGATGGGTAAGAGGGTTGTGAAGGTTGAATATGCCGCCAGTGGCAACGTTGAGGTTAGGGAATTCCCGCTAGAAGGCTTGGGTCAGAACGAGGAGTTCCTCGAAATCCTCCGGAACCACGAGGTAAGAAGGATAAACACGGAGGAGCCTACGCTCGAGGAGATATTCCTAAAGGTGACGGGGAGGAGGCTCGTATGA
- a CDS encoding ABC transporter permease, with product MSFAQLMKVEFKVGIRNYTYHIYFLVALAYGVVLRAFPAEYVPTMAPLFIFIEPGMLGFMFIGTSIFSDKKDGTIGALSVTPMEWRDYYLSKTIIMALLALIGALVIVVVGAGFNVQIAYVLIGTLLVSVVYTLLGIAIAAKYRDLDDYFVPLLAVMVLSFLPFAAYHGLISGPWGKVLYIIPSYPGLYFFHAGFEEIARETLMWSGIALVIWGIVAYNLAKIRFYKYAVEGLR from the coding sequence ATGAGCTTTGCCCAGCTTATGAAGGTCGAGTTCAAGGTGGGCATAAGGAACTACACCTACCACATCTACTTCCTCGTGGCCCTTGCTTACGGCGTTGTGCTGAGGGCCTTCCCGGCGGAGTACGTCCCGACGATGGCACCGCTTTTCATATTTATCGAGCCAGGTATGCTCGGCTTTATGTTCATTGGAACCTCGATATTCTCCGACAAGAAGGACGGCACTATTGGAGCGCTCTCCGTGACGCCGATGGAGTGGCGCGACTATTACCTCTCCAAAACGATCATCATGGCTTTACTAGCTCTTATCGGGGCGCTAGTGATAGTGGTCGTCGGTGCTGGCTTCAACGTCCAAATCGCCTACGTGCTCATCGGAACTCTGCTGGTCTCGGTGGTCTACACCCTCCTCGGCATAGCGATAGCTGCAAAATACAGGGATCTGGACGACTACTTCGTGCCCCTGCTGGCCGTCATGGTGCTTTCTTTCCTGCCCTTTGCGGCATACCACGGGCTCATAAGCGGCCCATGGGGGAAGGTGCTCTACATTATACCGAGCTATCCGGGACTCTACTTCTTCCACGCGGGCTTCGAGGAGATAGCGAGGGAAACACTGATGTGGTCGGGCATTGCCCTTGTAATCTGGGGCATCGTAGCATACAACCTCGCTAAAATCCGCTTTTACAAATACGCCGTGGAGGGATTGAGATGA
- a CDS encoding ABC transporter permease, which produces MSFVKKFLAIYRIDWKMLKRDPMLVYSIVITLILLFVVRYFKDRLGVLYPPAAIFCIIFIPLIFGMIPGFMMANEKEEKTIAALQVIPISSEAFLTYRLLWASAVTVILTGLAPKILDIMVPWKGLLALMALFIIEVWTYALLITDFSKTRMQALTVSKVAGWLLILPPAIKFIVIARNMSTDWSKFTAFLPTYWVYRLFEGIPFNDYGDFWPGLVVHLMWLVPLVWLFRRRVL; this is translated from the coding sequence ATGAGTTTTGTGAAGAAGTTCCTCGCCATTTACAGGATTGACTGGAAGATGCTGAAAAGGGACCCGATGCTCGTTTACAGCATCGTCATTACCCTAATCCTCCTTTTCGTCGTCCGCTACTTCAAGGACCGGCTGGGGGTTCTCTATCCGCCCGCAGCAATCTTTTGCATCATCTTCATTCCCCTCATCTTCGGCATGATTCCCGGCTTCATGATGGCCAACGAAAAGGAAGAGAAAACTATAGCGGCCCTTCAGGTGATTCCGATATCGAGTGAGGCCTTCTTAACGTACAGACTCCTCTGGGCATCTGCTGTAACGGTAATCCTCACGGGCCTAGCGCCGAAAATTCTTGACATAATGGTTCCATGGAAAGGCCTCCTGGCGCTCATGGCACTTTTCATCATTGAAGTGTGGACCTACGCGCTGTTGATAACTGACTTCTCGAAGACTAGGATGCAGGCTTTGACAGTTTCAAAAGTCGCCGGCTGGCTGCTCATTCTTCCACCGGCCATAAAGTTCATCGTGATCGCTAGGAACATGTCAACTGATTGGAGCAAGTTCACGGCCTTTCTTCCGACCTACTGGGTTTACAGGCTCTTCGAGGGGATTCCTTTCAACGACTACGGCGATTTCTGGCCGGGGCTGGTGGTCCATCTGATGTGGCTGGTGCCTCTGGTCTGGCTGTTCAGGAGAAGGGTTCTTTGA
- a CDS encoding ferritin family protein: MKKITKRGAIMESPLEVFMKKAEIEEKVREILKQITKMPLRDVLSYVVKGEGDSTSLYTFLYENIPSDYYKERFKEFIETEKSHEQKVTEIFKTLYPGEEPKDVPFESWTEIFKEREFKLKTAREYLDILEIAMEYEKLAEEVYLYLEKNIGIPEYKQIFLELANDERDHYNFVLKEYEFYRKIKAEQEFQELIKELMRDKKEKG, from the coding sequence ATGAAGAAAATTACAAAGAGGGGAGCAATTATGGAAAGTCCATTAGAGGTTTTCATGAAAAAAGCAGAAATCGAAGAAAAGGTGAGGGAGATTCTGAAGCAGATTACCAAAATGCCCCTAAGGGATGTTCTGAGTTATGTTGTTAAAGGCGAAGGGGACTCAACAAGCCTTTACACTTTTCTCTATGAAAATATTCCCAGCGATTATTACAAAGAGAGATTTAAGGAGTTTATTGAGACAGAAAAATCCCATGAGCAAAAAGTAACAGAGATTTTTAAAACGTTATATCCCGGCGAAGAGCCAAAAGATGTCCCCTTTGAGAGTTGGACTGAAATATTCAAAGAAAGGGAGTTCAAGCTAAAAACAGCGAGGGAGTATCTTGATATTCTCGAAATCGCCATGGAATATGAGAAATTGGCAGAAGAAGTATATCTGTATTTGGAAAAGAACATAGGAATTCCAGAATATAAACAGATATTCCTAGAGCTCGCAAATGATGAACGCGATCACTATAATTTTGTGTTAAAGGAGTACGAGTTCTATAGGAAGATAAAGGCTGAACAAGAATTTCAAGAGCTCATCAAAGAGCTTATGAGGGATAAAAAAGAAAAGGGGTAG
- a CDS encoding peroxiredoxin, translating to MVVIGEKFPEVEVKTTHGVIKLPDYFAEKGKWFVLFSHPADFTPVCTTEFYAMQKRAEEFRKLGVEPIGLSVDQVFSHIKWMEWIKDNLGVEIDFPVIADDRGELADKLGMIPSGSTITARAVFVVDDKGVIRAIVYYPAEVGRDWDEILRLVKALKTSDEHGVALPHKWPNNELIGDNVIIPPAATIEEKKAREEAKAKGEIECYDWWFCHKKLE from the coding sequence ATGGTCGTCATAGGAGAAAAGTTCCCAGAGGTCGAAGTTAAGACCACCCACGGAGTAATAAAGCTCCCGGACTACTTCGCCGAGAAGGGCAAGTGGTTCGTACTCTTCAGCCACCCTGCCGACTTCACCCCAGTCTGTACCACCGAGTTCTACGCCATGCAGAAGAGGGCCGAGGAGTTCAGGAAGCTCGGCGTCGAGCCAATTGGACTGAGCGTTGATCAGGTCTTCAGCCACATCAAGTGGATGGAGTGGATTAAGGACAACCTCGGCGTTGAGATCGACTTCCCCGTCATAGCCGACGACCGCGGTGAGCTCGCCGACAAGCTCGGCATGATCCCAAGCGGCTCCACCATAACCGCGAGGGCCGTCTTCGTCGTTGACGACAAGGGCGTCATCAGGGCGATAGTTTACTACCCGGCCGAGGTCGGCAGGGACTGGGATGAGATACTCAGGCTCGTCAAGGCCCTCAAGACCAGCGACGAGCACGGCGTTGCTCTGCCGCACAAGTGGCCGAACAACGAGCTTATCGGTGACAATGTCATCATCCCGCCGGCTGCCACCATCGAAGAGAAGAAGGCCCGCGAGGAGGCCAAGGCCAAGGGCGAGATCGAGTGCTACGACTGGTGGTTCTGCCACAAGAAGCTTGAGTGA
- a CDS encoding molybdopterin-dependent oxidoreductase, with translation MTFSVCMRDCYDTCSIVSEFKSGRLVVKGNPEHPVTAGFLCPKGALLPRWFHSKERLREPLVRTGERGSGNFRRTSWEEAINLVAEKLRETIEKHGSESVLVYQYAGDRGVVNYAFPLRLFHYLNTAMLDYGICDRAGQEALRDVYGTAVGMDPEELKNQRLLVYWGINAFWTNLHGFLLAKRYDLEIWTVDVIRTETAKRSEKFFQIRPDTDVLFALAVARLIIENELHDEDFVRENVYGFEEFKNYVTKLNLDLVERETGLSREEIEEFAFGFAEKRGVIHIGYGFQRSLSGGEAVRAIAILPALVGHRLGFIYDMKTIDKSYAEGAFLRTKPIKRIPQMKLAEYIERGEIKFLYVYNSNPLASLPNQNRLRKALIENDVFMVTHDIFLTDTALFSDVVLPANTFFERLDIADSYYHRHVALNEPVAKLYGKSNSEVTRLLAKALGIENPYLYESDEEVIRKVLEANGLSWEELKAKGFVKVPEKPRKWETPSGKIEFYSQRAVGRGLSPFPEYKPPQGNYPLRLLSPTHRMTITSQYHNTYGIIDPNLYMNPEDAEERGICDGDTVEVFNDNGGIKTTVKLSDDVPKGVVLLYKAFWPSLLGWNVNFLTSDKTVEKYGNGSAYHSTWVDVRKV, from the coding sequence ATGACGTTCTCGGTGTGCATGCGGGATTGCTACGATACTTGCTCAATAGTGAGCGAGTTCAAAAGCGGCCGCCTAGTTGTTAAAGGAAACCCCGAGCATCCCGTAACGGCCGGCTTCCTCTGCCCCAAGGGTGCACTTCTGCCGAGGTGGTTCCATTCTAAGGAGAGACTTAGAGAGCCTCTCGTCCGGACTGGAGAAAGGGGAAGCGGAAACTTCAGGAGAACCAGCTGGGAGGAAGCGATAAACCTCGTTGCCGAGAAGCTCAGGGAAACTATCGAGAAGCACGGAAGCGAGAGCGTTCTGGTTTATCAGTACGCCGGTGATAGAGGGGTCGTGAACTACGCCTTCCCGCTCAGGCTCTTCCACTATCTCAACACTGCGATGCTCGACTATGGAATCTGCGACAGGGCCGGCCAGGAAGCTTTGAGGGACGTCTATGGTACTGCAGTTGGAATGGATCCCGAGGAGCTTAAAAACCAGAGGCTGCTCGTCTACTGGGGCATCAACGCCTTCTGGACGAACCTCCACGGATTCCTGCTGGCGAAGCGTTACGACCTTGAAATCTGGACTGTCGATGTAATAAGGACAGAAACTGCCAAGAGGAGCGAGAAGTTCTTCCAGATACGGCCAGACACGGACGTTCTCTTTGCCCTGGCCGTGGCGAGGCTCATAATCGAGAACGAGCTCCACGATGAAGACTTCGTGAGGGAGAACGTCTACGGTTTTGAAGAATTCAAGAATTATGTAACTAAATTGAACCTTGACCTCGTCGAGCGCGAGACGGGTTTGAGCCGCGAAGAAATCGAGGAGTTCGCCTTCGGCTTCGCCGAGAAGAGGGGTGTTATACACATCGGCTACGGCTTCCAGCGCTCCTTAAGCGGAGGCGAAGCGGTAAGGGCGATAGCGATTCTCCCTGCCTTAGTTGGCCACCGCCTTGGCTTCATCTACGACATGAAGACAATAGACAAGAGCTACGCCGAAGGAGCGTTTCTTAGGACCAAACCCATTAAGAGGATTCCCCAGATGAAGCTGGCCGAGTACATAGAGCGCGGTGAAATAAAGTTCCTCTACGTCTACAACTCCAACCCCCTGGCGAGTTTGCCCAATCAGAACAGACTTAGAAAGGCTCTGATTGAGAACGACGTCTTCATGGTTACCCACGACATATTCCTGACCGACACGGCACTCTTTTCCGATGTCGTTTTGCCGGCGAACACGTTCTTCGAGCGCCTTGACATAGCCGATTCATACTACCATCGCCACGTAGCTTTGAACGAGCCAGTAGCAAAGCTTTACGGAAAGAGCAACAGCGAGGTAACGAGGCTTTTGGCCAAGGCCCTTGGCATAGAAAATCCATACCTCTACGAGAGCGACGAGGAAGTAATAAGGAAGGTCCTCGAAGCCAACGGCCTAAGCTGGGAGGAGCTGAAGGCTAAGGGTTTCGTAAAGGTTCCAGAAAAGCCGAGGAAGTGGGAAACACCAAGCGGAAAGATAGAGTTCTACTCCCAGAGGGCCGTTGGGCGCGGTCTATCACCGTTTCCGGAATACAAGCCCCCACAGGGCAACTACCCGCTCCGCCTGCTCAGTCCAACGCACAGGATGACGATAACGAGCCAGTACCACAACACCTACGGGATAATAGATCCGAACCTTTATATGAACCCGGAGGATGCCGAGGAGAGAGGAATCTGCGACGGAGACACCGTGGAGGTTTTCAACGACAATGGGGGGATTAAAACGACTGTGAAACTTAGCGATGACGTTCCTAAAGGCGTCGTCCTGCTCTACAAGGCCTTCTGGCCATCGTTGCTCGGCTGGAACGTGAATTTCCTGACGAGTGATAAAACCGTCGAAAAATACGGTAACGGTTCTGCATATCATTCAACTTGGGTTGATGTGAGAAAAGTTTGA